The Streptomyces sp. DG1A-41 genomic sequence CGCCGACGCACCGGGTTCAACGCCTTCCTGTGCCGGAGCGCTGCCGACCCCGGCATGTGACACAGGTCACGCCCGCTGCTTCCGCCGCACCGCCGAGATCACCCGCTCGGCCTCGCGCCGGTCCTGCTTCTCGCGGAGCGTCTGGCGCTTGTCGTACTCCTTCTTGCCCTTCGCCAACGCGATCTCGACCTTGGCGCGGCCGTCCTTGAAGTACAGGGCGAGGGGCACGATGGTGTGACCCGTCTCCTGTGACTTCGACTCCAGCTTGTCGATCTCCTCGCGGTGCAGCAGCAGCTTCCGCTTGCGGCGGGCGCTGTGGTTGGTCCACGTGCCCTGGGTGTACTCCGGCACGTGCACGTTGTAGAGCCACGCCTCGTGCCCGTCCATCTGCACGAAGCCGTCGACCAGCGACGCCCGTCCCTGGCGCAGCGACTTCACCTCGGTGCCGGTGAGGACCAGACCGGCCTCGTAGGTGTCGATGATGAGGTAGTCGTGCCGCGCCTTCTTGTTCTGCGCGATCAGCTTGCGCCCTTTTTCCTTAGCCATAGTGCCGCCCATTTTCGCACTACCCAGGGGTCCCGCGG encodes the following:
- the smpB gene encoding SsrA-binding protein SmpB gives rise to the protein MAKEKGRKLIAQNKKARHDYLIIDTYEAGLVLTGTEVKSLRQGRASLVDGFVQMDGHEAWLYNVHVPEYTQGTWTNHSARRKRKLLLHREEIDKLESKSQETGHTIVPLALYFKDGRAKVEIALAKGKKEYDKRQTLREKQDRREAERVISAVRRKQRA